TGGGACTTTATCAGCTGTTAGATCAGTGATAACGCCATCAGCAGCTTGAACAGAAGGAGAAAAAACAAACAAAGATAGTAAGAGTAAGAAAATACTCAAAATACGATGCAATAGAGTGTGAGAAATTTGAGAGGTGCTAATCATTAAAAGCCCCCCAACATCTGAGAAACAGAATAAAGCTCATCAGGCTCAATAATCAAATCAACAAGCATACGCAAACAAACCGCAAGAACCATAAAACCCAGCAAAGCTCTCATTTGTTCACCACGCAAATGCTGCCCAACACGAACACCAAATTGCGCCCCAATCACCCCTCCAATCATCAATAAAAGTGCTAAGACAACATCAACAGTTTGATTTGAGGTTGAATGAAGAATGGTAACAATAGCCGTTACAAATACAATTTGAAAAAGAGACGTCCCAACAACAATATTCGTAGGGATCCGCAATAGATAAATCATGGCCGGCACAATAATAAAACCACCACCAACACCCATAAGGGCAACCAACAAACCAACCAATAAACCTAAGATCAAAGGAGGTAGCGCACTGATAAATAATTTAGAACGATGAAATCGCACTTTAAGCGGCAAGCCATGAATCCAGCTATGACGTGATTTATTCCGTTTGGGAGTAATATCTAACTTTGAACGACGCATCGCGTTCAAGCTCTCAAGCATCATCAAACCGCCAATAACACCAAGAAACGTCACATAAGCTAATGAAATAATCAGATCAATTTGACCAATAGAGCGAAGCCAACGGACCAGCTCAACACCAATAAAAGACCCAACAATACCGCCAATCAGTAAGATAGTGCCAAGCTTGACATCAACATTCCCACGTTTCCATTGTGCCAAAGCACCTGAAATAGAAGACGCAACAATTTGATTAGCTCCCGTCGCAACAGCTACGGTTGGTGGAATGCCAGTAAAGATCAATAAGGGCGTCATAAGAAAGCCCCCTCCAACCCCAAAAAGGCCAGAAAGGAAACCAACCGCTCCCCCCATTGCAAAAATCGCAAATATATTGACGGAGATTTCAGCTATCGGCAAATAAACTTGCATCGGCGAACAAATCCCAACAGTGGCACTACAAACTTAAAACTCTACACCTCAAAAGAAAAAACAAAAGATCGCCATCAAATACATAGTGATGGAGGATCATAAAATCTTTTCGTCAAAATGAGAATGACATGAAATGTCAAAATGTGAATGACACAAAATTTAATGGTGCAGCAAAGATATTCAACTTTCTTAATATATAAAAAAGGCTTTGTATATGAAAACAACAAAGAGAAAAAATAACTTCTTCTACCTATTTTGGCCATCAATTTATAGGACGTCAATCACAAAGCCTATAAATCCTTAAGTTCATAAATCATTAAAGAGAAGCCTTATTCAATTTTTGAATCAAGTCAGGATTAATTTTACCCGTAATTGGCATTCCCTTGTCTTTTTCAAACTTCTTAACCGCACGAATAGTTTCCTCATTCATAGATCCGTCGGCCGCCTTAAGGCCATATCCCAATTTGCGTAGTAAAATTTGTGCAGTTAAAATACGAGACCGTGAAACAGTTTCATGGGCATGAGACATCGTGCTGGTAATATGAGAAGAGATACGTCCAACATCGTTAGCTTTAGGGTCAATTGTTAAAGCTCTCCAGCCTTGCAATATCTGACTAGCCTTTAGCAAATCTTCTTTTTTCAGTTTTTTCTCAAGCGTATCTCTTCGAGATGCCGCATCAACATCACCTTGACGAGCAGCTAATGAGAACCACTTGTAAGCCTCAATATTATCTTTCGAAAGCCCAACGCCATTTTGGTAAAGAATAGCCAAATTAAATTGACTGTCAGCTAAATTACGATTAGCTGCCTGCTTAAACCAATAAATAGCAGCCTTATAATTGGTGTCTTCCTTATCAAGCGCTGTACTAATCACAGCCAAATTATGCATTGCTTTAATGTTACCAAGCATTGCAGCCCGCTGATACCAAACTTTAGCGCGTCCTAAATTTTTCTCAACGCCCCGACCGCGTTCATAATAAGTGGCCAATCGATATTGTGCCGGAGCAAAGCCCTTAGAGGCACCTTGCATATACCACTTAACAGCTTTTTCAGCATCTTTCGGCACCCCAAGACCATAACTAAACCGGCGAGCAACTTCATATTCAGCACGCACATCACCGCGAGCAGCAGCTAACCTCAAAGAATAAGGACCGATCAAAGCTGGCGGCATACCAAGTTTTACCCCACCACTTTCTAAAACTGATTGATCTAAAGATTGATCCAACTTGTTACTATTTTCACCAATATTTCCTGTAATCACAGGTTCTTTGTCCAATAAAGGAGAAGACGCCTTATAATTTTTTATCAAGGAGCCAAGCCGGTCATCCGATTTACTCTGCTCGAAAACTTTCTCCTTTTGCTCATTTTGCTCTTTTGATTTTTTATCTACCTGAGGTAAAGTCTTTGCAGTTTTTTCTAAAGAGCCACCCTGCCCCAAAACACCTTTTGCTGTAGCTACAATATTAAAAATTGCGTCTTGAAAACCTTTCGTATTCCCACGAAAAGCAATACCCGTCGCTGCTAACAACAGTGCAATAACAACTATTAAAACAACAACTCGCAACCCTCTAGGTTGCATCGTGTGTAAATCTGAATCGTTTGAAACAATATCGGCGCTATTAAACTGATCCCGCAGAGTAGCACTCTTCGATAAAAAATCATCACCCCTAATACTGCCCGGATCCCCACCAAGTTCTTTTCCCTGAATTCCAGAAAGAGGCTCATCTGCTTTCTCATTAGAGGGTGAAGCTGACATACGTGCAGACATAGGATCTCCTCCGGTTTCATTTTCAGGTTTTCCAAAAGTCCGCTCTGATGCAGATTTGCTCATAGCTTGCCTTAATTTAGCAATAGCATTAACGTCCCCTGCTTCAGAAGCAACCATACCAGCATCCTTATCAAAATTATCCAAAGCTTCTGGTGACAGTAATGGAGGGGTATCATCAACTGAAGACTGCATATCCGTAATCCGAGATGAAAGGTCGGCCTTGTCGTTTAAGCCGTTATTCTTATCTTTTGTTTCAGTCGGAATCTGAATTTCATCAACCCGGTATTCTCTAGACCGGTTCACATTGTCACCAGCTGTCTCACTTGGTTTTTTATTTTCTTCTACAGACGAAACTGGAATAGAATTCTGTAAAGGTGAAGGCACACCAGATTGTTCAACAATTCTTCCATCGCCAGTTGATTGTGGTGAAGGTGAAGGCACATTTTTTTTAATTTCTAACTTTTGAGCATCTCTCGGATCTACTGCAACTTGAGAGACTGATTCCATTTTCAAAAGAGCCTTACCAAGTTTCTCAATCGTTTCTTGAGTCTCTTGATTTTTTTGTGTCTGATTCTTTTGATATAAAATAAAAGCTGTTTCAACATCAGCCAATCGGCGCCCTAAAGCCGTATCATCTAAATTATTAATAGCAAGCTTCATCGCTGCTCGGGCCGCTTCATTTGCTATTTCTTTACGATCACCAAAATGATGGCCAATAACTTGTTCAAGCTGAGAAATTCGATCAACCAGCTCATGACGTAATTGTTTAAAATGTCCAGAATGATCATCAGCCTCAACGACGTCCATCGAGGAATGGTTACGCGCAAATGGATTTTCAAATTTAATTGGACTAAAAATTTGAGAGGGCTCACCTAACACATTTCGCTCTTCGCGTTGCGCCAACTCATTTTGCGCTCCCCCTTGAGAATGCCCATCAGCATGAGAAGATATATTCTCTTGTTGCGATTGACCAAATCCAAAATCCGCTGGAGAAAGATTTGAAACAGACGTAGCACCATTCCTATCCTCCTTCTTATCACTCATATTAGAAAGAGGCGGCCTAACACTGTCTAGCTGAGCGTCTTCTGACTGTTGACTATCTAAAGGAGCATCCCCCCACAACAAAATCTTTTTAGGCTTATTGACCTCATCTCGCAGAGAAGAACCCGTTAGCACTTCTTCCGTAATTGATTGAGGGTTTTGAGAATTCGCCAAGCTGTCATTTGGATCTAAAGAGTGCTTATCATTGAAATAGTCACGCACCTCATTTAAAACTTCACTATATGGCTGAAGCATATCAAGTGGTTCAGCAGCTTGAAACTCATCACCCCTTTGAGCGCCAGTTTCATTAAGAGGTTGCGAAAATTTCTCATCCAAACTCTGTTGCATGTCCCTAGCAGAATTGTCTACAGACACCTTCTGCCCATGTTGTAACTGAGAGTGTGGCTGATCATTTTGAAAACTATTAGTTTGAAGAGTTTGAGCCTGGCTAGTGAGGGGAACCTGGTTAGTCAGGGGAGATTGCCCTGTTTGGAGAGAGTTATCATCTGCCTTTTGCTTAGCCAATAACTCCTCTGGAGAACCATCAGTCATAATCGCATTGATCCGACCAAGGATATTTTCCAGCTGCGTAGTGCTAGCCGCTTCACCAAACTCAGCATGAGCTTCTGTAGTTTGTTCCTCTTGAGACAAAGAGTGATCTTTATTATTTTGCTTTGGCTGAAACGACATTTCGTTACCCTTGAATTAATCTCAGACGCTAAACGCCACGAACTCACTCAGAACTAAACATCGAAATCACAACTTACAAAACGTCGATCCTTCTAAAGAAACTCAAACACTTATGAACCCTAAATAGATAAAATTGCGCAAATCACAATTGCTTGACACCAAGACTAAAGTTCATAAAAAAATGATCCTAAATGGGTAAACCAATGAAAAATTTAACTTAACTTATATGAAAAATTAAAATTCACTCAAAAGGAATCAAAAACATAGCTACCTAAATGAGATATGTGATTCATCCATTTGAAGCATCCCCTAATTTATGAAAAACAGTGCGAAAAACTAAAAAAACAACAAAAATGCAACTTATTTTGCCAAAAATCTCAATTTTATTTTAAAAACCGAAAAAGAAACATGTTTCATATTTATACTCACCCAAGAAAAACAACTGAAACTTCAGTTTAAATACGATCATAGAGGCCTAAAATCATGCCCTTCATACTGCGAAACAAATCAGCATCAAAATTTTATTTAAAAACAAATTTTACTCTTCTATTAGCCATACTTACCCTCTCAACTCCAATAAATGGGGCATTCGCAGAAGAAAACAGTAGTCGGTACACCATGATAGAAAGTAAAAACGGCATCATCCGTCTTGATAAAAAGACAGGTGCCATGTCCAATTGTAAAAAATCGACAAATGGATGGAGTTGTCGTCAAATCAAGGAAACCAGTGGAGCTGATAAGCTGGCAAATCAAGATAACAACGATCAGTTCTTCTCAGAATTGCAAAAAGCAAATGAAGAACTTGAAAAAGAAAATCAAATATTAAAACAAAAAATTGCCAACCTCGAACTCGGGATAAAAAACGACCCAACAGACAAAAAATTGAAACTTCCAACCGATGAAGAAGTAGATGAAGCCATCACCTATATGGAAAAAATGATCCGTAAATTCGGTGGCGCCATGAAGAGATTGCAAGAAAAAAATTCCCGCGTTCCAGGCACTGAATTATAAATTAAACGCTTCCCGTCGTGCGTCGTGGCATAGCTAATCGCAGTAAGCGATCATAAAGCGCCTCGCCGCCTGGCGTTCGTATATCAAGCAAAACTTCCATATCCGCACCATTCGGCTTTGGACCAATCAACGAGCCAACCATACCACACACAAAAGAGAAAATAATAAGCACGATTGCGCATTCAAATAAATTAAAACCTAGCGGTCCACTATTTAAACCAAAATTAGTAAGAAAGAGCACGACACAGCCTCCAACCAGCCCGGGTATGATGCCAAAAACAAATCCAAGTTTTGTCATCCTATTCCACCAAATACTCAAAAATAATAAGGGAAAAACACTACAAGCGCATAAAACCAAGCCTGATAAAAACAGGGCAAAACCGCTGGTATCAACATAGAGAGCCCCCCAAATTAAACTCATCGCGGTCAAAACAATCATTAAGCGGGTCCAGAGCAAATTACTCAATCCAACAACATCAGATTCCATTTCAGATTTTTGAAAATGCAAGTCTCTCGACAATAACTTTGACAATGTCATCAGTCGGCCAACAAAGCTCGCCATAGCCGCCGCCATCAAAGCCGCAAAACTAAGAGATTGCATAGTACCATTTAACCCTGCAACCACAGGCAAACCAAGCAAACCAACATCTCGTGAAAATAAAAATTCAGAACCAACAATTTGCCCATCATTATTAATATCCTTAGCACTTAATAACCCGAAAGCCTCTAATTGCTCTATCCAATCAGGTAAGTCCCCAACAAGAAACTTAGCCTCAGGACTAAAAATCATATATTGCAGAAAGATCGCACAAGCAGGAATTGAAAGCACAATTAATCCTACAAGAGTAACAGCCCAAGCAAAACTCTTACGTGCCTGAAACACCGTTAAAGTCATAGTCGATCGCAGCAATACAGACGGCATCGCTGCAACACCAAAAGCAATCACAATCATCATGAAAACTTTATCAAAAGCGGTTAAAGCCCTTTCTCCACCAATAAACGGAATGGATAATGCTTGAACTTCATTTTTTAAAAAGCCTGACCATTGGGTAATCACTACCTCCCCTTGATCAGAAGACAGGCGATCACCGGAAAGTCCTTGAAAAACAGAAATTTCATCAATCAAACTGCCATAAGTCATTTGCGCTAGTGGCAAGTTCGTCAATTTTAGAGAAACTATAATTAACGGAATGATCAGGCCCAACAAGACAACAATTGCCAAAGCACACTGCGCCCACCCCATAGACCTCACACCACCAGGCAATAAAACACATAAAGCCAAAACCAAAACGACCAGCAAAGTAAATTCACTTGAAAGTCCAAAAACAAGAGGTCCCATAAATTTCAAAAAACTAAGTTCGGCAAAAGCAAATAATATCACAGGTACAATTAAAACAAGCGCAGTAAGGAACCCAATAAAACGACTACGAAATCTCACTTCAAAAAAAGAGGAGAGAGTATAAACTCCAGATTTCCGTATAAATGATGCTAGAAAAAATCCAGATATAAGCAAGCCACCTAAAAGCCCAAACAACAGCCCGTAGCCATCGACCCCAAGAAAAAATACAGCCCCTGTAAAACCAGACAAACCCGCCCCACCAACAGAAAGGACAAATAAAACAAATCCATTTAATCCAGCTGGAACACGCCGCCCAGAAACATAAAAATCTTCGCTCTGGTTTGTCATCGTCGCCAAAGAAATGACAACTGACAAAACAAATGCTGCGCCAGTCAAAGCATAAAGAATATACTCATCAATAACTTTCATATGCTCCAGAATGAGCAAAAACACGACAAGCCCAATAAAGACGGCCGTGAAAATTCCATAATAAACACCAAGAAGGGGATTAACTGTTCTCTGGCGAGTATACATATCAAAAGTCTCTCTTATAAATCTTCATCCGCACCGTAATGTGCATCAATCTGATCTTGAAAACCGGTAAACCAAAAAACAATTCCAATGCACAAAAGCACTAAAAATTGTCCTGCAATTAAAACACCAAGAGGAAACCCAAAAAGACGAAAATCATCAAGCAGGTGAGAAAAAATAAGACCAAATAAATTTGCAAGGAAACAGATCAAAGCCAATGCGACAACCAGTCGCTTAGTCGCTGTCCAATAAGGCCAAAATCTTTCATTTTCCATCATATCAAACCATCCTCAATTCAACTTGAAGGTAAAAACCAATAAGCAAAGGTCAACAATAGTTATATACAAGACATAACAAAAGAGCATATTCTCTTTTAATATTAATCCTTTATAATTTTACATTACCGTAAATTATCACTGCCATTTCTCTTAAAAGAATGATAAGAAAAGAAAATAAAACTGTCAGATGGCACCAAATAACCAGCAATGAAGGGAATTATATCATGGGAATGCTAGGTGAATTCAAAGAGTTTGCTCTAAAGAGTAATTTTGTAGACATGGCTACAGGTATTGTTATCGGCGGAGCCATTGGCACAGTCGTTAAATCACTTGTCTCAGATATCATAATGCCACCAATCGGCCTTGCTTTAGGTGGAATTGACTTTTCAGAGCTGGCAAT
This Hyphomicrobiales bacterium 4NK60-0047b DNA region includes the following protein-coding sequences:
- a CDS encoding sulfite exporter TauE/SafE family protein, which encodes MQVYLPIAEISVNIFAIFAMGGAVGFLSGLFGVGGGFLMTPLLIFTGIPPTVAVATGANQIVASSISGALAQWKRGNVDVKLGTILLIGGIVGSFIGVELVRWLRSIGQIDLIISLAYVTFLGVIGGLMMLESLNAMRRSKLDITPKRNKSRHSWIHGLPLKVRFHRSKLFISALPPLILGLLVGLLVALMGVGGGFIIVPAMIYLLRIPTNIVVGTSLFQIVFVTAIVTILHSTSNQTVDVVLALLLMIGGVIGAQFGVRVGQHLRGEQMRALLGFMVLAVCLRMLVDLIIEPDELYSVSQMLGGF